TGTATGTGATTGATCCGTACCctcagaaaaataataataataataataataataataataataataataataataataataataataataataataataaagagaatATTGCTATTGTAATGTCACAAAGTTtccttttaccaaaaagaaagatGTAACAGAGTTTTCTTTGtcgaaacaagaaagaaagattcaccgaaattttcttgtattctatcaaatttttttttcttgtatttattaCTTCTGAGTATTAATTATCAAGGTGAGAATATGGTATTTTTGCAAATCAAcctttatatcttttttttttttttttggtaacaacctTTATATCTATTAACCTCAAGTACTCCTTCGATGACCGTATCCAAAAACTATACATAATTCCCATATGGCAATTAGCATTTTGGATCCCGTACGTAATGATTAATTTTCTCTTCGAAATCCGATCGGGAGTACGCATACGTTTCACACACGCGCGCACACAATTACAAAGGGTAGCATACGTTGCGTACACAGATTGAAAGCGCGAGCAAGGAAGAGGAagttaacccaaaaaaaagcaAGGGGGAGGAAGGGATGGGGCTGTTGTCGAACAAGATCAAGAGGGAAGAATTGAACCCCGGGGATCACATATATTCATGGAGGAACGCCTACATCTACGCGCATCACGGTAAGTTAATTCGCTTCTTTTGAAACATTCTCTTCTTTCATAATTTTCTCCTTGTTCGTGCATTTGCAACCGTTCAAAATTactaaattagggtttttcgttGCTTTCTCTTTTCCCCTCGTTTGAAAGAACTTCCCTTCACCCTTAACCTTGCTAAGTTCTTCATTCGAGGTTTGATGGAAGGAAGGAACAGAGAGATTAGATACTGCGAACATGTCTCTATAGGAAGGGAGAACGGAAACAACTGTGGTGATGTCGATTAAATTGATTAACTCTATTTCATTTATACGCATAAAGGGTGCGAAGATGGACATTGCCTTAACTAGCACTTAGTTGGATTTTGTATTTCACCAATTTaattaccaaaagaaaacaagggaAATTATTGGACTTCCTTATAAATTTTGTACTCTCCTGCTTGCTCAAAGTTATTATTAGTCAGCAGCAGCAGTTCATCTCTCCGTTGGATGGGAAGCTGACACCTTGAATTAGTCATGTGTCGAGTTTTGAATCTCATCTCCGTTGTATAGGCCACAAGTTAGAACATCTGCCCTTGTTTTCTTGCAACAGGTTGACCTGAAGTTGGGCCAAAGTTCGTGAAGTTGTTGAGCTTTGAAAAATCTACATGCCcttctgaaaaagaaaaaaagagagtcaaTTTAGCTGAAACTTTAGCAGATTGATAGATGATCACATGGACAATATGTCCACAAAATGGAGCTAGCCTGAATGAATTTTTATCATGAATCAAATTATGTGTCTAGAAACATATTCTTTTATTGGTTGCACGAAAGCTGGGATGCTAGGTTTATGGTCATACGGCCATGCTGATACCTAAATATGACAGTGCAAAACTTTCAATGTTTGCAGTGTCATCTTACTGAATGTTTGAAGGGTAAAAGAGCCATTCACATATGAGGCAGTCAAATAAAACATTCTCGAAGGATATCCCTACTTGAGAAGCACAAGAGGTAGTCTATGGTGAGCAAGCCTCACCATTATAGCATATCAAATCCATTAATGCCTAATGCATGGACCACTAAGAGAGGCATGAATAATATGTAGCCATATACATCACATGCCTACAAATTTAACTCTTGGATTCAACTATAGGATAtcaacctaaaatgaccttaggagaagtggtgaggaaatacatgcatatcttaggccttgtatcaagtatgaagtcggttacatggatccttactctcgaatcagctctattcaaggtcatacttaATGCAaagcctaagctatgcatgtctttcctcatcacttctcccagagtcattttaggtttgcacCTGGCTCTTTcggctccttcaatctgaatcaaatcactcctccatgccggagcatctaaaggcctcagttgaacatggccatgccacctcaagcGACTTTCACGTAGCTTATTATGTATCATATCTACTCTCAAATCAATTGTAATTTGATCATTGCTTagtttatccttcctagttttgccatacatccatctcaacattctcatctcaaCTACAATAaatttatctatatgatgctttTTAACAGCCCAACATTTTGCACCATTTATTAGACAAGTCATACCCTATCCAACAGGATTAATACCAATCTTGGCCATTTAGATTtcagttactattttttttatttccaaatctgtaagtttctattttaattggATTGTGTTTCATAAGGGGTCCATCTCCCACGCTAGAGGGGTTGTTTATGAAAGCTATTAATAAAGACGATGATTGAAGTTCGGGAAAAGAATGGCTGTTATGCTGTTATATTGTGAGATGCATGTCTGTGGGATGCATAAACCCTAGTGGGGACTACATGGGTTAGTGGAATTCTAACCTAGGTTCGATTGGAAGGCTCAACCATatccttcttcactcttcttttttattttttccccctttgtttGTAGTTTAGTCCAGATTTTTCTGTGGTAAGATTTTCCTCACTTGTTCTGTCTATCAAATCACTGCACTTTCCATTGATTTGATCAATCTCTTCTGTCCTGTTCTGTTGCAGATTTCACATTTGATATGTGTATAATTTCTAGTTACATACAAGTCTCAGATCTTCTTCTCCATGTGACTTGTGTGTACTGTTCAAAAGGAACTGCAGGTTTCTAAATCTGTGTTGGGAAAGTTGCTATTTTTTTGGTCAGTGCCGTAGGTCCTAATCCATTCGTTGGATTGGACCCAAACTTTGAGAGCTTAACCCACAAATCATGATGTCCTCTCCTCTTTCTGTCTTTGCTGAAATGgaaatgaagatgttgaccatcttttttactcttgccccttctcctcaATTGTCTCATAAGAGGAATAGAAGATGTCGACCATCTTTTTactcttgccccttctcctaAATTTGGATTGACACGACTTTTGGTGGATCTTCTAGAAATTGTGCTACCATCAATCACATTCAGATGGAGCGAAGACATCCAACTCTAGATCAATTTGATGAGATTTGAAATGCCAGTTATTTTTATGTAAGCTCCAAACTTGCTTCTCCTCATCACCGTAGAGTTagggattccccaaggaacaggttCATTGTTCCCCCatgtgttgtgccccttctctTGGCTAGTTGTTTGACCATCCCCCCTTGTTTCCCCCGTTTGTATATTCGTTCTTCTCTCTTGGTCAtgaatttttattcatccaaaaaaaaaaaaaaaaatcccagttCTGGTTCAATTTTCTGCCCCGTGATATTGATTGTCCCTGAGAATCCTAGCCTAAACTAATAGGCTCCTTAGGATTCTATCACCAACCCTCATTTTACCCAAGCTTGGGACCGGCAGCAAAAACATTGGGAGAGTTCACTTTGACTGTTGTAAAGATcgatatattttttatattccacTTGTCAAATTTAATGGTCAATTACGCCTTGTATGTGGTTTCCCCTTTATTTTTAAAGGTCCAtgtttttcaaataaaatttactTTTTCACATAATTTCTGAAGCAATATTCTGATATGTGGTGATATCAGATTGGACTAAAAACCCATATGACATGGGTATTATGTCCACAGAGTTTGAGCCAACTGAACTGCCATTTGGTGGATGCATTGATGCTGTAGTGGCTTTGGAACAGTTAGTGCAGGAAACCTACTCCCTAATCTGCTGCATGCTTCTGTTGGTCCATATATTcactctctccccccccccccccaaaaaaaaataataaattaattaattaattgacatcttccctttttttcccccctatTTGACTCTTGAATCTCTTGAATATTTGTATTTTCGTTTGTCATACCATCACTGTAATCTTTGATAAGCTATGTGCCATTAAACTGCCAGGAATATATGTTGGTGAGGATAGGATAATACACTTCACCCGAAAAGCAGGCCAGGAGGTTGGTACAGGTACCGTCTTGGACCACATCATCTTCAGCTCCTCCCCCTCTCCTTTAGATACTCCTTGCCCAAGATGTGGTGATCAGTCAGTTTTTGATGGGGTCATTTCTTCCTGCATCGACTGCTTTCTCTCTGGTGGTGATCTGTACCTTTTCCAATATGCTGTCTCACCAGCTTTCTTTCTTGCCAAAGCTCGAGGAGGGACTTGCACGCTTGCTACTTCTGATTCTCCATCTGATGTCGTTCACCGTGCTTCTTACCTCCTCCATAATGGCTTTGGCGTCTACCATATTTTCAAGAACAACTGTGAGGATTTTGCAATCTATTGTAAAACAGGTTTGCTAGTGATTACCAATATCAGTGTGGGACGGAGTGGGCAGGCAGCATCATTCCTTGCTGCTGCCACTACAGTCATGGCTTCACCGCTTCGGTTCATGACCACCAGTTTTATGGGATTGACAGCCGTAGGTTGTGGTTTGTATTGCATTAGCAGGTTTGTTTCTGATATTGGAATACGGCGGGATGTAGTAAAACTACCAGTGGAAAGGCTTGTGGATCGGCCTGGATTCGTTGAGTCAGATGCTGCAACAGAGGTAACAGGAGAAGAGTAGTAGCTATTGTACCCAGTTTGTGCATGCGGTATGCCTTTCTGAATGTGGCCTGGGTTTTGTTCTTTTAGACTTTAGAAGTGAAGTGTATTTGGTGGCAGAAATGGCTACCCTCTCTTCCTCCACCCCCACACTCCTGTTCCcccagttttttttgttttcaacgTGACCCTTTATTTAATTTGTGTGTGGACTCTAGTAGTTTGTGTAAAAATTATATCTGCTCCCatacccgaaaaaaaaaaaaaaagtatatcaGCTCCTGTTTTCTTTACATAGCGCACAGAATTAAAGCTATGAAAAGCGGAAAATGTCTTGTAGAATGTCATGCCATATATCTACCATGGCCCTTGGCAGCTCTCGCCCAAAACAGAAATGCATGTTGGAGGCTGCGTCGGACCAAACCtatagggggtgtttggttcaaaTTTTCCATCGAACCACATTCTAGGGATTCAGGATTCTGGATGTAACTCTTTGGAACAAATTTTTTCTGAGTGAAAAACTGTATGGTTACCTTGATTCTGTCAGTTGAATTTGggtgaaaaactgtttggttatcctGATTCTGTCAGTTGATTCTGagtgaaaaactgtttggttacctgtGAGTCTGTGAACTACATTCTgttagaataaaaaagaaaaaaaaaattcaaaaaacaaaaatttgttCCAAACATggacttctttatttattttgttctttttctttttcttttttctagtaATATGTAAAAAAAGAGTGGCACTCGTGAGCCATCAATTCCAAAAGTGTagtagattattattattatttttaataaataaatatatttaattGGCAAATGGTTGTGGTATGtgtagaaaaataggaatgcggaATGTTCGGAGctcggtgaatgttcacgtaagtgatatgattgacacgtgttaaatatgttaatcctactaatagagttgtaaacagtgacaactctgtttaatattattaatatttaaataaataaataaataataaaaatcccaatataagtggactcctcctttcattccgcttagaaatattgatcctttctttctctctctctccgtgcttcttcttcaagattgttccttctttcttcctcctttttcaccgctctcaaatctagttgaagttttgtttaccaatttcagggaagatttgcatccatggtaaattctcataagttaataatatctacccaataagtaataataaaatcatagatattcaacagctttgtttactttataaatttaaatttgtcttttgtcatacatgcaaactttactgtccaaatcccttccctgatgattaatatgtaaacatggtgtttggatatgtgtggccaagtctctcatatgctcagtgcctgaaaatagttatgttgatttttttcttatctcatcctattttgagagagagagagagagagagagagatgatgatgatgatgatggcggctgtagaaagaaggaacaacgttgaagaaaaagcaaggaaagagagagagagagaattgagatttcccaacaaaatcgaaggaggaATCCGcttatatttgatttttattttttatttatttatttatataaaaaaaatattagacaaatTAAGTAACCACGTCCGTCATCtttccaccctaaaaactaggaatcagttacaatataaaaaactaatagatggtttagattaatctaaacttaaatggacggttaatattaaaagaaagtgaaaataagattgcaatacgtacgtcctgctaccactcgccctattaaattgaaaaggaaaataagaagaaaattacaaggcATGATTTTAGTGCATGGCATCGGAATAGGTATCGtgcatctaaaaaaaaattaatatagtATTGAATCgttaattttttcttaaaaacatGTTTTGATTTCTTTATCTAATGGTTTTGGGTAAGTATTAagcttttttgtattttattttttacgtTATTTATAAATGCCAACTATTTAGTTTGGAGACATACTAAATCAGACCAATTCGATAGATATGATCAGTTTAATTCAttatacttagaaccatggttgGGAGGATTTTAGAATGCACCCAATACATTGGCACCCACTTATTCTCTCCTTAGTCTTCATTCCTTACTGACCTAAAGTCAAAAATGTGGAATGGACATGTCTacaagtttttattttgttgatgtgGATGTGGAAGGATCTACTAACTTATTGATCAAACAAGAAGTTtgaacttctttttttggtatattttaTTCAGTTTGGTATGTGGTtctatataggaaaataggtcATATTACACGTGAATCTCAGTCACAGGTCATATTACAATGAGCTCAGTCACATGTCACATTACACATGTGAATCTAACTCTGTTCTGAATTTTAAATTCTGAAATCTTTCcattgattctgaatttcaggGGTTATTTTTCATATCCATATTTAGATTAGGACAGTTCCATAACTTGAGATCCATGTCTTGTTATGgtcttgtttctttctctatgATTCTAGAATTTTCTTGGTTTTCATGTGGTCAGAAACACTCTATTCTGAATTTCAAATTCTGAAATCTTTCCATCGATTCTGAATTTCTGAATTGGGCACTTGGAAGTTGTGATGTGCCCAATTCCCCATAAAGGGTGCTAGTTTCATTGCTTGTTTGCTCCTATTAGCTGCTGGTTTTAAATAATTGTGATCAAAGGACCTCTCATCCTGAAGCTTCCTTGGCATAAAAGATAATTGATTTGTTGGATTGATGAGTCAAGAGcttaaaggagaaagagaataaTCATTACAAAAACTGGTCCAATGCAGGTACTAACATGTAATAATCCAAAAACATAGCTGAGCCTAAATTAACTATTACAATCCAGGTACTACCAAAtgataatgaataaaatatcaTTACAATGACATCagccttttcttttccaaaaaattccaaCTCTCCTATCAGAGTTCATTCTACACTTTTGTCTAAATCAAGTTTCCTGACTGtgtcaagaacatctctcaGCATCCTCGTACGGTCCTTCGATTTTTTAATTGCATCGTTCAAGTTTCTTTTGATATAGTCTGatgaaagggaaggagatgatgaagttgaggtTTCCGAGCATTGGGAGTTTGGACCGAGGTGGAGCCTGGTAACTATGACAACTTGGGCTTGAATTTGATATCCATTCgaacattccacaacctttgttttcaacctatAAAGCAAATAGAATCATCTAATAAGAATTTACCAAGTAGACCACTACAATGGGTAGTGGGAGTTATAGCAGGAAAACATATTTACATAACAATAACTTGAGATCATGAGGCAATAAGCTTCTTATTCATTGGAAGTTCCTGAGATTTCAAGATTTTATATTGGTTAAAGGGTCATGAGAATGAGGTATACAAACTGAAAGTCGGGAATTTGGGATAAATAgtcatttttatctttttttgctTTCCCCCTTTTGCATCATGACAGGAATTTTGAGGTTTCAGCAAAATTCAATATTTGTTCGAATTCAATCCAGTCTTGGATTTCGTCCTACACAATATAATCTTCCCCTGATGGAGAATTCTAACGACATTTAAACTACAAATGGAAAGTACAGTTGACACTTATGAGAACTAGGATCAGCATTGGCTGGtcaattcatattttatttctagCAGTCCACCTGATTTCAGTTGAATTGGAATCAGAATCAGCGGAGACCGATTCTGTTGACAATTTCGCTTTATTACACTTCAAATTTATATGTCGAACTTACATTTAAATTACAACTCCTAACAAACAATAATACCATCACAGACTAATAGGATGATAGTCTTCACCCCATAACTCCCTTATCATCTGGGTTGGTGCATGCTGTTAAAAGTGCCATGTGCTTCTTTCTATTGTGTCAATTAATGAAAGTATTTACTATCAAGAAATATAAAACTTCCACACCATCCATGGATTTCATACAACATTAGTCTCATTAGAAATATAGCTGAATAGCCTTTCAAATGACACCAAATCATGCTAGATGAACAAAGCTTTAAACCTCAAAATATTGTGCTTGAAGAAGTGCACAAGTAGTGCCCAAGACTCAATTTCAACtactaaataaaataattacataaaataCAACCAAGGTtagatcattaaaaaaaaaaaaatccatattaaTATTATAATATCTACTTCTCAGAGCAAATCTCGAACAAAAATAGTAATCCAAATGTACCAAAAGTTGaagaaataatataaaaattcatcaAGTCATGGATTTCGGCATAAAAAATGACTGTCAAGAttcagaattttatttttacttaatAAATACAAACTTTTGAAATGAGGGACTAAAATGGCAAAGTGAGAAGAAGAGGTTATCAAATTAAACATGGATGGGACTGATATCTGCAAGACTTTGCAAAAGATGTGGAGTCTTTTCTGGACTGGATCTGCCTGCAGCTACCCGATGAACTCAGAAAGGATGTAAAGTGCATTGAGAGAGGGAAAAGGGAACCTCTCTTGCAGTTAGTAAAAGTAACACCATATGAATTCAATTTTAGGTACCTTATACACCAGTAGAAGCTCTCTTTTTCTCATCATAATCTTTGGTATACATGCACTCTTCGGAGCTCTTGGGATGGATAAGCACTACACCAGCAAtagagaaaagggggaaaagtaaATATATATTCTCTCCATTTGTATTTAATTATGTGAGGAATGTTTCTTCTCTTCCATGAAGGGGTTTTGCCTGTAATTCTAAATATTCCTGACCCAATGAGTTTCCTACTATATCCATATACTCCTAAAGAACCAAAGGTTTCATTCAGATCTACTGGGTGTTTTTGCTTTTGAAATTTCTTGAGGATGATTTAAATGGCTAGATCATTCTgaacaataacaaaaaatacCTTAAATTTGAGCTTGTAGTTCAGCAAAGGGAAAGGAGAAGCCCGTAAGACAGAGAGCTCAGCAGACGATTCTTGTGATTATGTCTGGAAACgagaaagaaacagaaattgtgaggaagatgcaaagaaaagaaacgaAAGACCATTTTCAACaagactggaaaaaaaaaaaaaaaaaaaaaaaaaaacccaaatctaGGGTTTCGCAGCTGGAtttgaagaagataaagaaCCATACCTACAATCAGGAAAACACCCCTTTCTTCAGTCAATCGACAAAGCTAATCCCTGAATCTTGCACAATGAGGAAGAAAGATAAGTTGAAAACCTAGATATGAAGTTAAGAATCTGAAAGATAACGACCAATGACTCCATAATCtgaagtagaagaaaaagactccataatctgaagaagtagaagaagaagaaacatgcGTACAGTTTCAGAAATCTCACCTGCGTTCGGTTTTCAGAAGCCTGTGTTCGTCTCTCGTCGAAGGATGGGAAAGGTGAAAATCCGATAAGTGAAATCACCCTGATTCTGGGTTTTTATAAGAACCCTGGAATCAAGTGATTCGATCCAAGATTTACTTAACCAGGttatgttggtgtacgatgtcttgtattccgttgcaGTTTAATCTAGGAAGTACTACTGGTACAACACCTAGATAGGTAGGACGGCTGTCCCGCTAGCTTgttagcaggccgtgggggttgcaaggggggaaGGAGGCCTCCTGCATAGCAGAGGGTGTAGGGAGGCGCAGCCctccactcgaattttttatttgagggcaattatgTACTttttgaattagggtttttttgctatatatttgtaacgagggtttctttctcagtaatgcaagcaatactgagaggtgtgaggacgagcgatgtaactctattctccattgagagtgaagcaggatctcatctcaccggagacataggcaaccttgccaaacctcgtaaaatctgtgtgcattgtttgttttgttttttccattatcttttgcatcattttagggttgcgtttctacaaattggtatcaaagctttaggttttcgttttctagggtttactatcacgatggcagggaagggatcgaatgtcaagtatgatatcgagaggtttaatgggaagaataaTTTCACCCTATGgcatcaaaggatgaaggatcttctgatacagcagggtTTGGCAAAAACGTTGTTGGaaaagtcgaagaaacctgcaaaaattactgatgaagattgggaaaagatggaggaaaaggtggTAAGTGCTATTgaattaaatctttctgatgatgccctacaatatgttgtgggtatcgaatctacaCCGCAATTATGGgtaaaacttgaaagcatctacatgacgaagtccttaacaaacaagttgttcgtgaagaagtaATTATATTCTCTACAAATGGAGAAAGGTacagatctattagagcatcttaacatgtttaatcagatcgtaagtaaacttgcaaacctggaggttaagatcaagaatgaagacaaggcgttccTGTTGTTGTTTTCGCTTctagaatcatatgatcacctagtaacgaatctcttgtacgggaaggagacctttgagatggatgaagtcgcagctgccctcatatccaatgatacaaggaagaaggccagtagtacgaaatctcaaggagaatgtcttttcggaggtgacaaggagcaggaaagagggagattaAATCAAAatggatctgggaagagtcgattgaaatcaaaaggggcaaagaaaaaggtctcttgttactattgcaagaaggaatgtcatctgaagagagagtgcttgaagaggaaggcggacttaaagaagaaaggtgtagataaggcatctgaggaagctagtgtggctgacagttcagatggagatgatggagatgtactctctatatcatcaggtaagaatcaaccttctgattcttagattttagattctggatgttcatatcacatgtgtccacataaggattggtttgatacatatcaactatataatggtgggtctatcctaatggggaatgatgttgtATGCAAGATCATtaggataggcactatcaaaatcaagatgtttgatgggatagtaagaaccttagcagatgtgagatatgtaccagaattaaggaaaaacttaatatctttgggggaacttgactcaaatggctgcaagtacatagcagaaggtagagttctcaaagttattaagggtgttatggttgtatgaagggacagctaacagaaaacctatacagacttatagggagcacagttacaggtggagcatctgtgactacaaatgcagtatttgatacagatgatacctatctgtggcatatgcgattaaggcatatgggagaaagaggattgatggagcttcataaaaggaaaatgttgaagggagtgaaaacttataaactgaacttctacaagtattgtgtgttcgagAAATAGTGCAAGGTCAGTTttaaaactgcaaaacataaaagtaaagaggtgcttgattatgtacacagcgatgtatggggtccttcaacaacaaaatctaaaggtggggcagaatacttcatgacctttattgatgattactcaagaaaagtctggatctacttcataaagcataaaagtgaggtgttcaccaAATTTAAAgcatggaaggctgaggtagaaaggaagacaggaaaaaaaattaaatacttgagaacataaaatagaggagagtacacatacaattcgtttctagaattgtgcaaagctgaagggattacacatcACTTCATaattccaaagacaccacaacaaaatagtgtagctgaaaggatgaacagaacacttctagaaagagctcaaAGTATGAGGTTGAATGCaaggttgagcaagagattttaggCAGAAGCAATGAACATGACATGTTttctcatcaataggtctccatcaaaagtgattgattgtaaaattcctgaagaggtatggacaggaaaaccagtagattattctattctaaaaatatttggttgtccagcctatgcgcatattgagagtgagcagcattccaagttagactcaaagtctaagcagtgtatctttcttggttttaagaaaggcgtaaagggattcaagttgtgggattcaagttcacagaaagttatggttagcagggacgttgtgtttgatgagtctcatatagtaaagtcaaattacaattcacaagcaattgatgaaaataaagaaggttctactgtgcaggtggagttaggtgagttagaaacaataaaagagaatgaatcatcaagtgacttatcaggacaacaggaagcagtagaagtttcCTATACTGTGaaaaagggtaaagggaagcgtactcacaaagcacctgtgagatacagatttgaggacatggttgcatatgccctcactgtaggtacaggtgatccatcttcctatcATGATTCTTTAAGTGATGCatagcatgataaatggatggcagctatgatggaggaaatagagTCTCTACAGAaaaacaagacttgggagattgtacAAAaatccaagggaagaaaaatcattgggtgtaaatgagtctttcataagaaagaggcagcatctgagaaggagcgtgaaaggtataaggccagacttatATCCAAGGGCTAtacacagaaggaggggatagactacaatgaaatattctctccagtggtgaaacagaCTTCGATCAGGGttctacttgctttggtggccatggaTGATTTAGAGCTTAAACAACTTGATATGAAAACtgtatttcttcatggtgacttgaatgaacagatttacatggagcatcctgaaggtttcaaggtgcaagAAAacgaagatcatgt
This Macadamia integrifolia cultivar HAES 741 chromosome 10, SCU_Mint_v3, whole genome shotgun sequence DNA region includes the following protein-coding sequences:
- the LOC122092115 gene encoding protein LEAD-SENSITIVE 1; translated protein: MGLLSNKIKREELNPGDHIYSWRNAYIYAHHGIYVGEDRIIHFTRKAGQEVGTGTVLDHIIFSSSPSPLDTPCPRCGDQSVFDGVISSCIDCFLSGGDLYLFQYAVSPAFFLAKARGGTCTLATSDSPSDVVHRASYLLHNGFGVYHIFKNNCEDFAIYCKTGLLVITNISVGRSGQAASFLAAATTVMASPLRFMTTSFMGLTAVGCGLYCISRFVSDIGIRRDVVKLPVERLVDRPGFVESDAATEVTGEE